One genomic region from Candidatus Nomurabacteria bacterium encodes:
- a CDS encoding disulfide bond formation protein B, protein MDKVFQQPKKWILNNLVFISWIVALGAVIGSMGLSEILNLKPCALCWYQRIFMFPLAFVLGVGVYRKDDNSAYYALPLSIIGMVIAFYHTLLQWGIIKEVITTCSIDSSCAEPQINWFGFITIPFMSFLAFTTLTIILSVHIRLLRKSSNSKKRKTAEKGKTGIDK, encoded by the coding sequence ATGGATAAAGTGTTTCAACAGCCCAAAAAATGGATTTTAAATAACCTAGTCTTCATTAGCTGGATTGTGGCTCTGGGAGCAGTAATTGGCAGTATGGGATTGAGTGAGATACTAAATCTTAAGCCCTGCGCATTGTGCTGGTATCAAAGAATATTTATGTTTCCGTTAGCATTCGTATTGGGTGTTGGTGTCTATCGTAAAGATGACAACTCGGCTTACTATGCACTACCTCTAAGCATAATTGGTATGGTGATAGCCTTTTATCATACATTACTGCAATGGGGAATAATTAAAGAGGTAATTACTACCTGTTCGATCGATAGTTCTTGTGCTGAGCCGCAAATTAACTGGTTCGGATTTATCACAATTCCTTTTATGTCGTTTTTGGCGTTCACGACACTAACAATCATATTATCTGTTCATATTCGGTTATTACGAAAATCTTCGAACTCTAAGAAAAGAAAAACTGCAGAAAAAGGCAAAACAGGTATTGACAAATAA
- a CDS encoding squalene/phytoene synthase family protein → MEEVSSITKNIDKTFYITSKFFPKKVREDVARLYGFVGTVKMYADTKDNHKKVLALEKSYESAISNNSFDAIAHQWDDTDTRIIKHIVRLQHKYKFDTAWVASFFKSMKMDIDSKKYSSIDELLTYIYGSSETVGLMLAKILNLPEESNPAVQLQARAIKWADLLRSIGDDASNSRQYFPASELKKYGLKNLAEEEAKANHKEYEKFIFSQIKQFRKWQNDADKGITYVPERYQVPIRTTISIYSWIIDEIEADPLMVFDKKLVPRKRQIIRKIIQNSAKGTARVTVRTTKQVKAGVKKVKPATKATIPKIKQAPSVAKEKAKELKDKYIEIEE, encoded by the coding sequence ATGGAAGAAGTCTCTAGTATTACCAAAAATATCGATAAAACTTTCTACATTACTAGTAAGTTTTTCCCTAAAAAGGTTAGGGAGGATGTAGCTAGGTTGTATGGTTTTGTTGGGACGGTCAAAATGTATGCAGACACCAAGGATAACCATAAGAAAGTACTAGCATTAGAAAAATCTTATGAGAGCGCTATTTCGAATAATAGTTTTGATGCGATTGCGCACCAATGGGATGATACTGACACTAGAATAATAAAACATATTGTTCGTTTACAGCACAAGTATAAGTTTGATACTGCCTGGGTGGCGAGTTTCTTTAAATCTATGAAGATGGATATTGATTCAAAGAAGTATTCTTCAATAGATGAATTATTAACGTATATTTATGGTTCTTCTGAGACTGTTGGATTGATGCTAGCAAAGATTTTGAATTTACCTGAAGAGTCTAATCCTGCAGTGCAATTACAGGCTAGAGCCATAAAATGGGCAGATCTACTTAGGAGTATAGGTGATGACGCAAGTAATAGCAGGCAATACTTTCCTGCTAGTGAACTAAAAAAATATGGATTAAAAAACTTAGCCGAGGAAGAAGCTAAGGCTAATCATAAGGAATATGAAAAGTTCATATTTTCACAAATTAAACAGTTTCGTAAATGGCAGAATGATGCAGATAAGGGGATTACTTATGTTCCGGAGCGTTATCAGGTGCCAATTCGGACAACTATTAGTATCTATTCTTGGATAATTGACGAAATTGAAGCAGACCCATTAATGGTTTTTGATAAAAAGCTTGTTCCTCGCAAGAGACAGATTATTCGAAAGATCATACAAAACTCTGCTAAAGGTACTGCTCGAGTTACAGTACGAACAACAAAACAGGTCAAAGCTGGTGTTAAAAAGGTAAAGCCAGCTACAAAAGCAACGATACCGAAGATTAAGCAAGCTCCAAGTGTTGCTAAAGAGAAGGCTAAAGAATTAAAAGATAAATATATAGAAATCGAAGAATAG
- a CDS encoding polyprenyl synthetase family protein: protein MNQKVEIQLFAKKLAKYKKLIDADIELYSKNIQRSTLSNYGAYSRVATDAFIDILKRGGKRIRGSLVITGYEMMGGENRKMIVQASRAIEMIHAYILIMDDIQDNSLVRRGGPTAHVALADYHRKHYLSGDSEHFGISQALNAMGIGNHASQVIVLNLDVDEELRIKASSILNQSMVTTAHGQTNDIMNEVNSDVQMKDIDNVLEWKTAYYTFLNPLTFGMVLAGADCRATDAVRDYCLSAGRAFQITDDILGIFGSEFESGKSPMDDIKEGKKTLLSLYALQNTDKADKNFLIQMLGNKDLTMSEFERCRDIIVDSGSLEYAKKEATRCIEYAKKSIRKQTIDWNREGVDFLEGLADTLVDRRA from the coding sequence ATGAACCAGAAGGTTGAAATACAATTGTTTGCAAAAAAATTAGCAAAGTACAAGAAGCTTATTGATGCGGATATTGAGTTGTATTCAAAAAATATTCAAAGAAGTACACTATCAAATTACGGAGCCTATTCTAGGGTTGCAACAGATGCATTCATTGATATCTTAAAGAGAGGTGGAAAACGAATTAGGGGCTCGCTAGTTATTACCGGCTATGAAATGATGGGTGGAGAAAATCGTAAAATGATAGTCCAGGCTAGTCGTGCCATAGAGATGATTCACGCATACATCTTAATAATGGATGATATTCAGGATAACAGCTTAGTGCGTAGGGGTGGTCCAACAGCACATGTTGCTTTGGCAGACTATCATCGTAAACACTACTTATCTGGTGATTCAGAACATTTTGGCATTTCACAAGCCTTAAATGCTATGGGCATAGGCAATCATGCTTCACAAGTTATTGTACTAAATCTTGATGTGGACGAAGAGCTTAGAATAAAGGCTTCAAGTATATTGAACCAGTCTATGGTTACTACGGCGCACGGTCAAACCAATGACATCATGAATGAAGTTAATTCTGATGTTCAGATGAAGGATATCGATAATGTCTTAGAGTGGAAAACTGCTTACTACACGTTTCTGAACCCCTTAACTTTCGGGATGGTGTTGGCTGGTGCAGATTGCCGTGCGACAGATGCAGTACGAGATTATTGCCTGAGCGCAGGCAGAGCTTTTCAAATTACAGATGATATATTGGGTATATTTGGGAGCGAGTTTGAGAGTGGCAAAAGTCCTATGGATGACATTAAAGAGGGAAAAAAGACATTGTTATCTTTATATGCGCTTCAGAATACAGATAAAGCAGATAAGAACTTTTTAATCCAGATGCTAGGCAATAAAGATTTAACGATGTCTGAATTCGAACGATGTAGGGATATTATCGTTGACTCTGGATCGTTAGAGTATGCTAAAAAAGAAGCAACACGGTGTATCGAATATGCCAAAAAATCTATTCGTAAACAAACTATAGATTGGAATAGAGAAGGGGTTGATTTCTTAGAGGGTCTAGCAGATACACTCGTTGATCGTAGAGCTTAG
- a CDS encoding DNA primase, with translation MDAVEDIKQRLAIEDVIGEYVELKRAGRNFRGLSPFNSEKTPSFMVSPEKQIWHDFSSGKGGNMFSFVMEMEGLDFKGALELLARKAGVDLSQYRSENYAKNSKLKERLYGALDLASKFYQVQLKNNKTVLNYVINERELTKETIIEFKIGYAPASGQALCDFLLDKQYTPDEIKKAGLGNVYGGRLKDMFRGRMMIALMDSQGRVIGFTARQIEDDKNSPKYINTPQTLLYDKSRHVFGLHLAKDSIRKNDFVVVVEGNMDVIMSHQVNVKNVVATAGTAMTLQHLKEISRFSPDIRLSFDKDIAGQNATERTVILATGSDIKLGVVSIQSGKDPDELIKSDEQAWKDVIQRSTYSLDWLIEYYSKDIDMNSGEGKKTYTKKIIPIINKLTDSVEREHYQNVVANKLGVSVTAVKMQQGSPTQKRPLKRGREVEQVDKRQADILKTENQYIGLLLMQPSLRHYMNVATSQMLFGDLPKEMFEFISKNKSLKAKELMDKINDVQKLSDYGKVVSLLYEELYANLEFIELEYEAARLQVRVIEHYVKEQKRTIIAQLKAGVSSVNEAKLLEEAKQLDYLLKNAKESVRG, from the coding sequence ATGGATGCTGTTGAGGATATTAAGCAACGTTTAGCTATTGAGGATGTCATTGGTGAATACGTTGAATTAAAACGTGCTGGTAGGAACTTTCGGGGACTCAGCCCTTTTAATTCAGAGAAAACACCTAGTTTTATGGTTAGCCCCGAAAAGCAAATTTGGCATGATTTTTCATCAGGAAAAGGTGGAAACATGTTTAGTTTTGTGATGGAGATGGAGGGGCTTGATTTTAAGGGCGCATTAGAGCTATTAGCGCGCAAGGCTGGTGTTGATTTATCTCAATATCGTAGTGAAAATTATGCCAAAAATTCAAAATTAAAAGAGCGTTTGTATGGTGCGCTTGATCTTGCGTCGAAGTTCTACCAAGTACAACTGAAGAACAATAAAACAGTACTTAATTATGTTATTAATGAGCGCGAACTAACCAAAGAAACAATTATTGAGTTTAAGATAGGTTATGCACCCGCAAGTGGGCAGGCGTTGTGTGATTTTTTGTTAGATAAACAATACACGCCGGATGAAATAAAGAAGGCTGGTTTAGGCAATGTCTATGGTGGACGGTTAAAGGATATGTTTAGGGGGCGGATGATGATAGCATTAATGGACTCACAGGGAAGGGTTATTGGGTTTACGGCACGTCAAATAGAGGATGATAAAAATAGTCCAAAGTATATCAATACGCCACAAACACTTTTATATGATAAAAGTAGGCATGTTTTTGGGCTACACCTCGCTAAAGATTCAATAAGAAAAAATGATTTTGTTGTCGTGGTAGAAGGTAACATGGATGTGATAATGAGCCACCAAGTTAATGTTAAAAATGTTGTAGCAACAGCCGGAACGGCAATGACTCTGCAACATTTAAAGGAGATTTCGCGCTTTTCTCCTGATATTCGACTTAGTTTTGATAAAGATATAGCTGGCCAGAACGCGACAGAACGTACAGTTATTCTGGCAACTGGATCGGATATAAAACTTGGTGTGGTAAGTATACAATCTGGCAAAGATCCAGATGAGCTAATAAAATCTGATGAGCAAGCCTGGAAGGATGTCATTCAGAGATCAACCTATTCGTTGGATTGGTTAATCGAATATTACTCAAAAGATATCGACATGAATTCTGGAGAAGGAAAAAAGACATATACTAAGAAGATTATCCCAATAATTAATAAACTAACTGACTCGGTGGAAAGAGAACACTACCAAAACGTAGTAGCTAATAAACTTGGAGTTAGTGTTACTGCGGTGAAGATGCAACAGGGTTCACCTACACAAAAACGCCCATTAAAACGGGGGCGAGAGGTCGAGCAAGTAGACAAGCGACAAGCCGATATATTAAAAACTGAAAACCAATATATAGGTTTGTTATTAATGCAACCTAGTCTGCGTCATTATATGAATGTAGCTACTTCGCAAATGTTGTTTGGTGATTTACCAAAAGAAATGTTTGAATTTATCTCAAAAAACAAGTCTTTAAAGGCGAAAGAATTGATGGATAAAATAAATGATGTGCAAAAATTGAGTGATTATGGTAAAGTAGTTTCATTATTGTATGAGGAACTCTATGCCAACCTCGAGTTTATTGAGCTTGAATATGAAGCCGCTCGACTGCAGGTGCGTGTAATAGAACATTACGTAAAAGAACAAAAGCGAACCATTATTGCTCAACTCAAAGCTGGTGTTTCATCGGTGAATGAAGCAAAGCTACTTGAAGAAGCAAAACAACTAGATTATTTATTAAAGAACGCGAAGGAGAGTGTGCGTGGGTAA
- the rpoD gene encoding RNA polymerase sigma factor RpoD: protein MGNDKDKKALENSKLKILEKAKKDGKIEQREIFKQIPDTPDNIDLLDKLHAELTDAGVEIIEATEPNAEDFSDEWVSEEEEVVVEEQIYADDISDDSVRLYLREIGKIPLLKPEEELELAYKVVAGDKRAKDKMAEANMRLVVSIAKRYVGRGLDLLDLIQEGNTGLLRAVEKFDPDKGFKFSTYATWWIRQAITRAIADQARTIRIPVHMVETINKLLRTQRRLTQDLNREPTNEEIAQAMEIDVDKVEHIMKIKQDISSLDASVRDDEEDSVLGDFIEDEDTISPEDSATNQLLKEHVKDMLGVLSEREQKILKLRFGLEDGRSHTLEEVGQEFNVTRERIRQIEAKALAKLRKHKDSKKIHDYIS, encoded by the coding sequence GTGGGTAATGATAAAGACAAGAAGGCATTAGAAAATTCAAAACTTAAAATACTAGAAAAGGCTAAGAAAGATGGTAAAATCGAACAGCGTGAGATTTTTAAACAGATTCCTGATACTCCAGATAATATTGACTTACTAGATAAACTGCATGCCGAGTTAACAGATGCTGGAGTTGAGATTATTGAAGCCACCGAACCAAATGCAGAAGACTTTTCTGATGAATGGGTTTCAGAAGAAGAGGAGGTTGTGGTTGAAGAACAGATTTATGCAGATGATATTTCTGATGACTCTGTACGTTTATATTTAAGAGAGATTGGTAAGATCCCTCTACTTAAACCAGAGGAAGAGCTAGAATTAGCATACAAAGTAGTAGCTGGAGATAAACGTGCTAAAGATAAAATGGCTGAAGCTAACATGCGTCTAGTGGTGTCTATTGCGAAGCGTTATGTTGGACGAGGCCTTGATTTGCTTGATCTTATTCAAGAAGGAAATACAGGTTTATTGCGAGCGGTTGAAAAGTTTGATCCAGATAAAGGTTTTAAGTTTAGTACATATGCAACCTGGTGGATTCGTCAAGCAATTACGCGAGCAATTGCAGACCAGGCTAGAACAATTCGTATTCCTGTTCACATGGTTGAAACCATAAATAAATTACTCAGGACACAACGTCGATTAACTCAAGACTTAAATCGTGAACCAACAAACGAAGAAATTGCCCAGGCGATGGAAATAGATGTTGATAAGGTTGAACACATCATGAAAATCAAACAAGATATTAGCTCACTTGATGCTAGTGTACGTGACGATGAAGAGGATAGCGTACTAGGTGATTTTATCGAAGACGAAGACACTATTAGTCCTGAGGATTCAGCAACTAATCAATTACTAAAAGAACATGTTAAAGATATGTTGGGTGTTTTGTCGGAACGTGAACAAAAAATCTTAAAACTACGATTTGGCTTAGAAGACGGAAGATCTCATACTCTTGAAGAAGTAGGGCAAGAATTTAATGTGACTCGTGAACGAATTAGGCAAATTGAAGCAAAAGCACTAGCAAAATTACGAAAGCACAAAGACAGTAAGAAAATACATGACTATATAAGCTAA
- a CDS encoding NAD(P)/FAD-dependent oxidoreductase, which yields MKVVVVGAGFAGIRTALSLANKKNIEVKLISTESYFEYRPALYRSATGHSPLEVAIPLRDFFGYAQNVEVVKDIIVDLDNKSSQVIGESGSVYTYDRLILSLGNVTEFFNIKGLKQFAYGVKSIHEALRLKRHIHEQLMDPKTEKNYVVIGAGATGVELSAELKTYIKKIRKKHKVRPTFNIELIEASPRVLSTMTKRYSKKVKTRLRHMGIKIHTKTAVKTETIEGIQLPNGSIESKTVVWTAGVANNPFFKKFPKVFSYGRAGRVVVDEYLMATKNIFVIGDCADTQYSGMAQTAIHDAKFVANNIIREQKNKQLIKYKPKKPVYAVPVGKYWAAVSWHGVEIYGLIGWILRRLADLKVYLSFLPIPKALSVWRSGFLDEETCPICKV from the coding sequence ATGAAGGTTGTGGTAGTAGGGGCCGGTTTTGCTGGAATTCGTACAGCGCTAAGTTTAGCTAACAAGAAAAATATTGAAGTTAAACTAATATCTACAGAAAGTTATTTTGAATATCGTCCAGCGCTTTATCGTTCGGCCACAGGGCATTCCCCACTGGAGGTAGCTATACCTTTGCGCGATTTTTTTGGCTATGCACAGAATGTTGAAGTCGTTAAAGATATCATTGTTGACTTGGACAACAAAAGCAGTCAAGTTATTGGAGAAAGTGGTTCAGTATATACTTATGATAGGCTAATACTTTCACTGGGCAACGTAACAGAATTTTTTAATATCAAAGGTCTAAAACAGTTCGCTTATGGGGTAAAAAGCATCCATGAAGCGTTGAGATTGAAGCGCCACATCCATGAACAGTTGATGGACCCAAAAACAGAGAAGAATTATGTGGTTATTGGAGCGGGGGCTACAGGCGTGGAGCTGAGTGCTGAATTGAAAACATACATAAAGAAGATTCGAAAAAAACATAAAGTACGCCCAACATTTAATATTGAGTTAATAGAAGCAAGCCCCAGAGTTTTATCGACCATGACAAAAAGGTATTCCAAAAAAGTTAAAACCAGATTGCGTCATATGGGCATAAAAATTCACACAAAGACAGCAGTTAAGACTGAGACAATAGAGGGAATACAACTTCCTAATGGATCTATTGAATCCAAAACTGTTGTCTGGACTGCTGGTGTTGCAAATAATCCATTCTTCAAGAAATTCCCAAAGGTCTTTTCGTATGGCAGAGCAGGTAGAGTAGTGGTAGATGAATATTTAATGGCTACAAAGAACATCTTTGTGATAGGAGACTGCGCAGATACACAGTATAGCGGTATGGCACAAACAGCAATACACGATGCGAAATTTGTCGCAAACAATATAATTCGTGAACAAAAAAACAAACAACTAATCAAATATAAGCCCAAAAAACCTGTTTATGCTGTTCCGGTAGGTAAGTATTGGGCTGCAGTATCGTGGCATGGAGTAGAAATATATGGATTAATTGGTTGGATTTTAAGGCGCTTGGCTGATCTGAAGGTTTATCTATCCTTTTTGCCGATACCTAAAGCGCTAAGTGTTTGGCGTAGTGGTTTTCTTGACGAAGAGACTTGCCCTATTTGTAAGGTATAA
- a CDS encoding cation-transporting P-type ATPase has product MNDSKHTPEYQIDATQVLKKLQSSKDGLAKVVAEERLGRFGSNTLAESHKTPWIVRYLKQFLDFMILLLLVSSVISYFLGDKRTAFVLLALIAFNTVIGFTQEFKAEKVMESLVKLIVPEAKVRRDSKLELIPSSEIVPGDIVYIEEGDSVPADIRLFEESELSTNDFALTGESNPSRKFIHAISVITTLGRRNNLCFLGTTVATGHGYGVVIGTGMNTELGRIANLSQDTTSDISPLQKEINNIAKYVTVGTVILCAVLLPIAIHASLSVKDAFLFAIGIASSIIPQGLPAEINTSLAQAANKLAKARALVKKLSAVETLGATSIICTDKTGTLTKNQMTVEQIIVGRDTYQVTGSGYEANGVIQQSGVNLTDKQLEALQLFFVAGVSASNAQVEAPDDQHPIWYAIGDPTEASLVTLARKAKIDTDELQKNSPELKEFSFDSGRKRMSSIRNWGEDNKPYVFVKGAPESVIEKCSFILINGKQVKLSAKEKQNILATAENLAESAMRNLSIAFKVLPNNSKIDNLTMDQVESNLTYLGLASMIDPLRDEVPDAMQSAHQANIAVSIITGDNAITAQAIALKAGLAKSRDDIKLVRGEEVNSLSDQAVIEMTAKGSVIFSRVSPEDKLRIVGLIKDSGRIVAVTGDGINDAPALKRADIGVAMGKTGTDVAKQSADIVLLDDSFHTLVSAVQQGRIVFQNIKKGTLSCFTSNFAELVVNLTSLTAASLLGIPLALTVMQILAIDLIAELFPIAALGWDKADTDLMSNQPRNPKSHIINRSSFSDLMMCGLLIGGLAFMNYLWFFGRHGYDASSVQSGSTIHMQATALTYLTIVLCQLGNIIQRRSHLGIFTRYQLHNKQFWVAIFISIFCVLNVIYNPWISSYFGSASLSLSDWCFAVGALVIFLGIREFERIHAMRQSKPEVTKI; this is encoded by the coding sequence ATGAACGACAGCAAACATACCCCAGAATACCAAATTGATGCAACTCAGGTTTTAAAAAAACTTCAATCTTCAAAAGATGGACTTGCTAAAGTAGTTGCCGAAGAAAGGCTTGGCCGTTTTGGCTCTAATACCTTAGCCGAATCACACAAAACACCCTGGATTGTTCGATATCTAAAACAATTCCTAGATTTTATGATCTTACTACTATTAGTTAGTAGTGTTATTTCATACTTTTTAGGAGATAAGCGCACGGCTTTTGTTCTGCTAGCCCTAATAGCTTTCAATACAGTTATCGGTTTTACTCAAGAATTTAAGGCTGAAAAGGTTATGGAGTCGTTAGTAAAACTTATTGTCCCGGAAGCAAAAGTTCGCCGTGATAGTAAGTTAGAACTAATCCCATCGAGTGAGATTGTTCCGGGAGATATTGTTTACATTGAAGAAGGTGATTCTGTTCCGGCAGATATTCGTTTGTTTGAAGAATCAGAATTATCGACTAATGATTTTGCGCTAACCGGCGAATCAAATCCTTCACGCAAGTTTATTCACGCCATTTCGGTCATCACAACCCTAGGGCGTCGCAATAATCTCTGCTTTTTAGGAACTACCGTTGCTACCGGACATGGCTACGGTGTTGTTATTGGCACTGGCATGAATACTGAATTGGGTCGTATTGCAAACCTTAGTCAAGATACTACATCAGATATTAGCCCACTACAAAAGGAGATAAATAACATTGCGAAGTATGTTACTGTTGGCACGGTAATATTGTGTGCTGTACTGCTTCCTATTGCAATTCATGCTAGCCTTTCAGTGAAAGATGCTTTTCTTTTTGCTATCGGAATTGCTAGTTCGATTATTCCACAAGGACTACCGGCTGAGATAAACACCTCACTTGCACAGGCCGCTAATAAACTTGCAAAAGCCCGTGCTTTAGTGAAAAAACTATCTGCAGTTGAGACACTGGGAGCTACTAGTATTATTTGCACCGACAAAACAGGAACTCTAACTAAGAATCAGATGACCGTTGAGCAAATAATCGTAGGGCGCGATACATATCAAGTAACTGGATCTGGCTACGAAGCCAATGGAGTAATTCAACAATCTGGAGTTAATCTGACCGACAAACAACTTGAAGCATTGCAGTTATTCTTTGTAGCAGGAGTATCGGCTAGCAACGCTCAAGTTGAAGCACCCGACGACCAACACCCAATTTGGTATGCAATCGGTGACCCAACAGAAGCATCCTTGGTTACACTAGCCCGTAAAGCTAAAATCGACACGGACGAGCTACAAAAAAACTCACCCGAACTTAAAGAATTCTCTTTTGATTCAGGAAGAAAGCGCATGTCCTCAATACGTAACTGGGGAGAAGACAACAAGCCATACGTATTTGTAAAGGGTGCACCCGAAAGCGTTATAGAAAAGTGTAGTTTTATCCTGATTAATGGAAAGCAAGTCAAACTTTCTGCAAAAGAAAAACAAAACATTCTAGCAACAGCAGAAAATCTAGCTGAGTCAGCTATGCGAAACCTATCCATTGCATTTAAAGTTTTGCCGAATAATTCCAAAATAGATAATCTAACTATGGATCAAGTTGAGAGTAACTTAACCTATCTAGGGTTAGCGTCAATGATCGATCCTTTACGTGATGAAGTTCCAGATGCCATGCAAAGCGCACATCAAGCAAACATTGCTGTGTCAATAATTACTGGCGATAATGCAATCACAGCCCAAGCCATTGCTCTAAAAGCGGGTCTAGCAAAAAGTCGAGATGATATTAAGTTAGTTCGAGGCGAAGAAGTTAACTCACTTTCAGATCAAGCAGTCATCGAAATGACAGCTAAAGGAAGTGTAATATTCTCTCGAGTTAGTCCAGAAGATAAACTTCGTATTGTTGGATTGATTAAGGATAGCGGAAGAATTGTAGCCGTTACTGGCGATGGAATTAACGACGCGCCCGCGTTAAAACGCGCTGATATTGGTGTAGCTATGGGCAAAACAGGAACTGATGTTGCTAAACAGTCTGCCGACATCGTACTACTTGACGACAGTTTTCATACCTTAGTTAGTGCAGTTCAACAAGGTCGTATTGTTTTTCAAAATATTAAAAAAGGTACCCTGAGCTGTTTTACTTCAAACTTTGCTGAGTTAGTTGTTAACCTTACAAGTTTGACCGCAGCCAGCCTCCTGGGAATACCCTTAGCATTAACAGTCATGCAGATATTAGCAATTGACCTTATTGCGGAATTGTTCCCTATCGCGGCACTTGGTTGGGATAAAGCTGATACTGATTTGATGTCTAATCAACCCAGGAATCCTAAATCTCACATTATTAATCGTAGTAGCTTCTCTGACTTAATGATGTGTGGTCTTTTAATTGGTGGCTTAGCATTCATGAACTACCTGTGGTTCTTTGGTAGGCATGGATACGATGCTAGCTCGGTTCAATCAGGAAGCACAATCCATATGCAAGCAACTGCCTTAACCTATCTGACTATCGTACTCTGTCAGCTGGGCAATATTATTCAACGTCGTAGTCATTTAGGAATTTTTACGAGGTACCAACTCCATAACAAACAATTCTGGGTAGCAATATTCATTTCAATATTCTGCGTTTTGAACGTTATATACAACCCCTGGATTTCATCATATTTTGGTTCCGCATCGCTATCATTATCAGACTGGTGTTTCGCCGTTGGCGCCTTAGTAATATTTTTAGGAATCAGAGAATTTGAAAGAATTCATGCTATGAGACAATCAAAACCAGAAGTTACTAAAATCTAG
- a CDS encoding AAA family ATPase, with product MNIIGIAGLPRSGKDSLAELFISHGYFGVSLGDIVRDESRRRHANEKDPISVKNMTETSNYLRTNFGADFALKQALSRFAKAEASQQYKGLVIFSVRAPIEVDFIKQNKGKLIWVEASNEVRFRRSQSARRQGEAEQTLKEMLDQEKLQETPQDGLPADVQMDTSYVKRQATDIFENNGSSFEEFKNLAIKTFRLYD from the coding sequence ATGAACATTATTGGAATAGCAGGTCTACCTCGTAGTGGTAAGGATTCACTAGCTGAATTATTTATATCGCATGGATATTTTGGGGTGTCTTTAGGTGATATTGTCCGTGATGAATCAAGGAGGCGACATGCTAACGAGAAAGATCCAATATCCGTCAAGAACATGACAGAGACATCAAATTATTTAAGGACAAATTTTGGGGCAGATTTTGCATTAAAGCAGGCTTTATCGCGCTTTGCTAAGGCTGAAGCAAGTCAACAATACAAGGGGCTGGTTATATTCAGTGTACGAGCCCCGATAGAGGTAGATTTTATCAAACAGAACAAAGGTAAGCTGATTTGGGTTGAAGCAAGTAATGAGGTGCGTTTCAGGCGTTCGCAGTCTGCTCGTCGCCAAGGTGAAGCTGAACAGACCTTAAAAGAAATGCTAGATCAAGAAAAGCTACAAGAAACTCCCCAAGATGGCTTGCCGGCTGATGTACAAATGGATACTAGCTATGTAAAGCGTCAGGCAACTGATATATTCGAAAATAATGGTAGTAGCTTTGAAGAGTTTAAAAACTTGGCAATAAAAACTTTTAGACTTTATGATTAG
- a CDS encoding MmcQ/YjbR family DNA-binding protein, with translation MDHKSIEEYLLSKPDSILDYPFGKGVAVYKTNSKMFALIAEGSSPVRISLKCDPKLSEVLREKYESVMPGYHLNKKHWNTVILSGQLPWDDIKGLIDLSYNLVNKTK, from the coding sequence GTGGACCATAAATCTATAGAAGAATATTTATTATCAAAGCCTGATTCGATACTTGACTATCCATTTGGAAAAGGGGTGGCAGTCTATAAAACAAATAGTAAAATGTTTGCTTTAATAGCAGAAGGGAGTAGCCCAGTTAGGATAAGTCTTAAGTGTGATCCTAAATTGTCAGAAGTTTTAAGAGAAAAATACGAATCTGTTATGCCAGGATATCATCTAAATAAGAAGCACTGGAACACGGTTATCTTAAGCGGACAACTACCGTGGGATGATATAAAAGGTCTAATTGATCTAAGTTATAATCTGGTTAATAAAACTAAGTAG